The DNA region CCTGGGCATGCTCATCTCGCTGATCATGCTTGTCGTCGGCTCCAACATCGCCCGCGCCTTCGCCCTGGTGGGCGCGCTGTCGGTGGTGCGGTTCCGCAACGCCATCAAGGAGACCCGTGACGTCGGGTTCATCTTCCTGGTGATGGGCGTGGGCATGGCCTGCGGCACCCGGTTCTACCTGCTGGCGGTGGTCGCCGCCGTGACGATCAGCCTGATCATCGTGCTGATGTACCGCTTCAACTGGTTCGCCTCGAACGTCCAACGCCAGGTGGTCAAGGTGCAGGTGCCGCCCGGCAGCCACACCGACCACATCCAGGACGTGCTGATCCGCTTCACCAGCGAGTTCGAGCTGGTCAGCATGGAGACCATCCGGGGCGGCGCATTGACCGAGATCATGTACACGGTGCGGTTGAAGAAGGGCACCGAGCCCGCC from Micromonospora sp. NBC_01739 includes:
- a CDS encoding DUF4956 domain-containing protein; the encoded protein is MPFEFQDLSGTFSVGDIALALSLSFLLSAMIGWVYRFTHRNVSYSQSYVQTLVILGMLISLIMLVVGSNIARAFALVGALSVVRFRNAIKETRDVGFIFLVMGVGMACGTRFYLLAVVAAVTISLIIVLMYRFNWFASNVQRQVVKVQVPPGSHTDHIQDVLIRFTSEFELVSMETIRGGALTEIMYTVRLKKGTEPAELINALAERTGGQRVTVLTGYDQTDL